The Panicum hallii strain FIL2 chromosome 9, PHallii_v3.1, whole genome shotgun sequence genome has a window encoding:
- the LOC112876964 gene encoding DNA primase small subunit-like isoform X1: MGRDDEPVDSMEIDGQQQLKVEDPAAVPEGFNADYLRVYYGKLFPYDDFFKWLCYGNDGKHPGCDQSYVGRREFSFTLENDIYLRFQSFDSAAELESSIKEKCPFKIDIGPVYSVDPAKRHAYAQSGNNVFVPVERELIFDIDISDYDDVRYCCSGADVCSDCWPLMTIAIKILDTSLRDDFGFNHILWVYSGRRGVHCWVCDSRARKLSNEQRAAVADYFRVYKGGENTLKKVSLAGPVLHPFLARSYMDVLESFFEDKLLLSQQLCASEERCQKMLDLIPDENVASELHDKWQGNRRSSISKEDVNAARWKQLKMTLQSGKHKVQGLRRCVEEIVFSYTYPRLDMEVSKHMNHLLKAPFCIHPKTGRVCVPVDPNNCDDFDPTAVPTLSQLLGELNAVGFQTDSENNWERTSLEKSIRFFRTSFLQPLLKACKKELESAYNAKLQQSKNSLNW, encoded by the exons ATGGGCAGGGACGATGAGCCGGTTGACTCTATGGAGATTGATGGCCAGCAGCAGCTAAAGGTAGAAGACCCTGCTGCGGTGCCGGAGGGTTTCAACGCTGACTACCTCCGAGTCTACTACG GAAAGCTCTTCCCATATGATGATTTCTTCAAATGGCTTTGCTATGGAAATG ATGGAAAGCACCCCGGATGTGATCAGTCATATGTTGGACGTCGAGAGTTTTCATTTACACTAGAGAATGACATCTACCTGCGCTTCCAATCCTTTGATAGTGCTGCTGAATTGGAGAGTTCTATCAAGGAGAAGTGCCCTTTCAAGATTGATATTGGACCTGTCTACAGTGTAGAT CCTGCAAAGCGTCATGCTTACGCCCAATCTGGCAATAATGTCTTTGTACCAGTGGAAAGGGAACTAATTTTTGACATT GATATATCTGATTATGATGATGTGCGCTACTGCTGCTCTGGAGCTGATGTCTGCTCGGACTGCTGGCCCTTAATGACCATTGCTATCAAAATTCTGGATACTTCTCTTAGAG ATGATTTTGGTTTCAATCACATACTGTGGGTATACAGTGGCCGTCGTGGTGTCCATTGCTGGGTCTGTGACAGCAGAGCAAGAAA GCTCAGCAATGAACAAAGGGCTGCAGTTGCTGACTATTTTCGAGTCTACAAG GGTGGTGAAAACACACTGAAGAAAGTGTCCTTGGCTGGACCTGTCCTCCATCCTTTCCTTGC ACGGTCATACATGGATGTTCTTGAAAGCTTCTTTGAAGATAAGTTGCTACTTAGCCAACAACTCTGTGCATCAGAGGAGAGATGTCAGAAGATGCTTGATCTCATCCCTGATGAAA ATGTTGCTAGTGAGCTCCATGACAAGTGGCAGGGAAATAGACGATCGTCTATTTCAAAGGAAGATGTCAATGCAGCCAGATGGAAACAATTGAAGATGACCTTACAGTCAGGAAAGCACAAG GTTCAGGGCCTTCGGAGATGTGTGGAAGAGATCGTCTTCTCATACACATATCCTAGACTTGACATGGAG GTATCAAAGCACATGAATCATTTACTAAAAGCTCCGTTTTGTATACACCCAAAGACAG GTCGTGTTTGTGTTCCAGTTGATCCCAATAATTGCGATGATTTTGATCCTACAGCTGTTCCGACTCTATCACAG CTTTTAGGAGAGCTCAATGCTGTTGGTTTTCAGACAGATTCTGAAAATA ATTGGGAAAGAACGTCCCTGGAGAAATCCATCAGGTTTTTCAGAACTTCGTTTCTGCAACCACTGCTGAAAGCATGCAAG AAGGAACTGGAAAGTGCATACAATGCAAAGCTCCAACAGTCCAAGAATTCCTTGAATTGGTAA
- the LOC112876964 gene encoding DNA primase small subunit-like isoform X2 yields the protein MEIDGQQQLKVEDPAAVPEGFNADYLRVYYGKLFPYDDFFKWLCYGNDGKHPGCDQSYVGRREFSFTLENDIYLRFQSFDSAAELESSIKEKCPFKIDIGPVYSVDPAKRHAYAQSGNNVFVPVERELIFDIDISDYDDVRYCCSGADVCSDCWPLMTIAIKILDTSLRDDFGFNHILWVYSGRRGVHCWVCDSRARKLSNEQRAAVADYFRVYKGGENTLKKVSLAGPVLHPFLARSYMDVLESFFEDKLLLSQQLCASEERCQKMLDLIPDENVASELHDKWQGNRRSSISKEDVNAARWKQLKMTLQSGKHKVQGLRRCVEEIVFSYTYPRLDMEVSKHMNHLLKAPFCIHPKTGRVCVPVDPNNCDDFDPTAVPTLSQLLGELNAVGFQTDSENNWERTSLEKSIRFFRTSFLQPLLKACKKELESAYNAKLQQSKNSLNW from the exons ATGGAGATTGATGGCCAGCAGCAGCTAAAGGTAGAAGACCCTGCTGCGGTGCCGGAGGGTTTCAACGCTGACTACCTCCGAGTCTACTACG GAAAGCTCTTCCCATATGATGATTTCTTCAAATGGCTTTGCTATGGAAATG ATGGAAAGCACCCCGGATGTGATCAGTCATATGTTGGACGTCGAGAGTTTTCATTTACACTAGAGAATGACATCTACCTGCGCTTCCAATCCTTTGATAGTGCTGCTGAATTGGAGAGTTCTATCAAGGAGAAGTGCCCTTTCAAGATTGATATTGGACCTGTCTACAGTGTAGAT CCTGCAAAGCGTCATGCTTACGCCCAATCTGGCAATAATGTCTTTGTACCAGTGGAAAGGGAACTAATTTTTGACATT GATATATCTGATTATGATGATGTGCGCTACTGCTGCTCTGGAGCTGATGTCTGCTCGGACTGCTGGCCCTTAATGACCATTGCTATCAAAATTCTGGATACTTCTCTTAGAG ATGATTTTGGTTTCAATCACATACTGTGGGTATACAGTGGCCGTCGTGGTGTCCATTGCTGGGTCTGTGACAGCAGAGCAAGAAA GCTCAGCAATGAACAAAGGGCTGCAGTTGCTGACTATTTTCGAGTCTACAAG GGTGGTGAAAACACACTGAAGAAAGTGTCCTTGGCTGGACCTGTCCTCCATCCTTTCCTTGC ACGGTCATACATGGATGTTCTTGAAAGCTTCTTTGAAGATAAGTTGCTACTTAGCCAACAACTCTGTGCATCAGAGGAGAGATGTCAGAAGATGCTTGATCTCATCCCTGATGAAA ATGTTGCTAGTGAGCTCCATGACAAGTGGCAGGGAAATAGACGATCGTCTATTTCAAAGGAAGATGTCAATGCAGCCAGATGGAAACAATTGAAGATGACCTTACAGTCAGGAAAGCACAAG GTTCAGGGCCTTCGGAGATGTGTGGAAGAGATCGTCTTCTCATACACATATCCTAGACTTGACATGGAG GTATCAAAGCACATGAATCATTTACTAAAAGCTCCGTTTTGTATACACCCAAAGACAG GTCGTGTTTGTGTTCCAGTTGATCCCAATAATTGCGATGATTTTGATCCTACAGCTGTTCCGACTCTATCACAG CTTTTAGGAGAGCTCAATGCTGTTGGTTTTCAGACAGATTCTGAAAATA ATTGGGAAAGAACGTCCCTGGAGAAATCCATCAGGTTTTTCAGAACTTCGTTTCTGCAACCACTGCTGAAAGCATGCAAG AAGGAACTGGAAAGTGCATACAATGCAAAGCTCCAACAGTCCAAGAATTCCTTGAATTGGTAA
- the LOC112876173 gene encoding uncharacterized protein LOC112876173 — MRALAHPRLRPPAAVRSPSNVPQRPALLPPALPFPAARLRLRRLPDLSPPATRHRRPMHPPTATAASLGSAGGSFPELTCPAEFAVVAAPGGRISVVGFGSLLSERSARSTFPDLEGFRVAALRGFRRVFAHAAPIFFERGIAAEATKEFSSLSVEPCEGELIVVTVFEIKEEEVPAFLEREHEFRFLVVVPEGLDGVPFTNQAVVCARYSDEEYFKGRCQGSKEIYNQRYGRFNIDKIWRDDILPCRLYLRHCVLAAKNLGEPAYSNFLDHTYLGDRKTTIREYLDTTGAGIMEEEPPESLKSRYGG, encoded by the exons ATGCGCGCCCTCGCGCATCCTCGCCTGAGGCCACCCGCAGCCGTCCGATCACCATCCAACGTCCCACAGCGCCCCGCCCTCCTCCCACCTGCTCTCCCATTCCCCGCtgcccgcctccgcctccgccgcttgCCGgacctctcgccgccggccacccgcCATCGCCGCCCCATGCATCCCCCCACCGCGACGGCTGCGTCCCTTGGCTCAGCCGGAGGCTCCTTCCCCGAGCTCACCTGCCCAGCGGAGttcgccgtcgtcgccgcccCCGGCGGCCGAATCTCCGTCGTCGGCTTCGGCTCCCTCCTCTCTG AGCGGAGCGCGAGGAGCACGTTCCCGGACCTGGAGGGCTTCCGCGTGGCGGCGCTGAGGGGGTTCCGGCGGGTGTTCGCTCATGCTGCCCCCATCTTCTTCGAGCGCGGCATCGCCGCCGAGGCCACAAAG GAATTCTCAAGCCTAAGCGTGGAGCCATGCGAGGGGGAACTGATAGTAGTCACTGTGTTCgaaatcaaggaggaggag GTGCCAGCATTTCTCGAGAGGGAACATGAATTTAGATTTCTTGTG GTTGTTCCTGAAGGACTGGATGGAGTGCCGTTTACAAATCAAGCA GTTGTCTGTGCACGCTACAGCGATGAAGAATATTTCAAAGGGAGATGCCAAG GGAGCAAGGAAATATATAACCAACGCTACGGACGGTTCAACATTGACAAAATCTGGAGAGATGATATTTTACCATGTCGCTTGTATCTTAGACATTG TGTTCTTGCTGCAAAAAATCTTGGTGAACCAGCATACAGCAACTTCTTAGACCACACCTATCTTGGTGACCGGAAAACCACGATAAGGGAATACTTGGACACTACTGGAGCCGGCATTATGGAAGAGGAGCCTCCTGAATCGCTAAAAAGCCGCTACGGTGGCTGA
- the LOC112876174 gene encoding uncharacterized protein LOC112876174 isoform X2, whose amino-acid sequence MGAKRIVTLPPCAALVALAAPSVRHLLLLPRSAPGTRPCPSPVPRGQAFPSWAAACHGGGARSWQEMEEPPLRFFRDIFPENHADLSWVPDRATPTRTITSVSTPSPMTRSMSRRLLQQTRSTPTRAITSMQTPSPMTRSRKKVAGI is encoded by the exons ATGGGAGCAAAACGGATCGTGactcttcctccctgcgctgcTCTTGTTGCGCTCGCCGCCCCCTCCGTCCGGCATCTCCTGCTGCTGCCCCGCTCTGCTCCAGGCACACGGCCGTGCCCTTCGCCAGTTCCCCGAGGCCAGGCCTTTCCCTCCTGGGCGGCGGCCtgtcacggcggcggcgcccgctcGTGGCAGGAGATGGAGGAACCTCCTCTACGATTCTTCAGGGACATTTTCCCAGAGAACCACGCCGATCTGTCATGGGTTCCCGACCG TGCTACACCAACAAGAACTATCACTTCTGTTTCTACACCAAGCCCTATGACAAGAAG TATGTCAagaaggttgttgcagcaaaCTCGATCTACACCAACTAGAGCTATCACTTCTATGCAAACACCTAGCCCTATGACAAGGAG CCGAAAAAAGGTTGCTGGAATTTGA
- the LOC112876174 gene encoding uncharacterized protein LOC112876174 isoform X1 — MGAKRIVTLPPCAALVALAAPSVRHLLLLPRSAPGTRPCPSPVPRGQAFPSWAAACHGGGARSWQEMEEPPLRFFRDIFPENHADLSWVPDRMDPNSSYRLAIRVSAYVKLTDDDGRQYCKCYTNKNYHFCFYTKPYDKKYVKKVVAANSIYTN, encoded by the exons ATGGGAGCAAAACGGATCGTGactcttcctccctgcgctgcTCTTGTTGCGCTCGCCGCCCCCTCCGTCCGGCATCTCCTGCTGCTGCCCCGCTCTGCTCCAGGCACACGGCCGTGCCCTTCGCCAGTTCCCCGAGGCCAGGCCTTTCCCTCCTGGGCGGCGGCCtgtcacggcggcggcgcccgctcGTGGCAGGAGATGGAGGAACCTCCTCTACGATTCTTCAGGGACATTTTCCCAGAGAACCACGCCGATCTGTCATGGGTTCCCGACCG GATGGATCCCAATTCGTCCTACAGGCTTGCTATTCGAGTAAGCGCTTATGTCAAATTAACTGATGATGATGGTCGCCAATATTGCAAG TGCTACACCAACAAGAACTATCACTTCTGTTTCTACACCAAGCCCTATGACAAGAAG TATGTCAagaaggttgttgcagcaaaCTCGATCTACACCAACTAG
- the LOC112878216 gene encoding syntaxin-71-like encodes MTVIDILTRVDAICQKYDKYDVDKLNGANVAGDDPFARLYASVDADVNQCVEKAEAAKQEKNRATVVALNAEIRRTKAKLLEEDLPKLQRLAVKKVKGLTKEEIATRSDLVAALPDRIQSIPDGSSTATKENGTWGASGSRTRTGGAIKFDTTADGNFDDEYFKGTEESNQFRREYEMRRMKQDEGLDVIGEGLETLKNMASDMNEELDRQVPLMDEMDDKVDRANADLKNTNVRLKETVLQLRSSRNFCIDIILLCVILGIAAYLYNVLKK; translated from the exons ATGACCGTGATCGACATCCTCACCCGGGTGGACGCGATCTGCCAGAAGTACGACAAGTACGATGTCGACAAGCTCAACGGCGCCAACGTCGCCGGCGACGACCCCTTCGCCCGCCTCTACGCCTCCGTAGACGCCGACGTCAACCAATGCGTCGAG AAAGCAGAGGCGGCGAAGCAAGAGAAGAACCGGGCCACGGTTGTGGCCCTCAACGCTGAGATCCGGCGCACCAAGGCCAAGCTCCTCGAGGAGGACCTGCCAAAGCTGCAGCGCCTCGCCGTGAAGAAG GTGAAAGGGCTCACAAAAGAAGAAATTGCGACCCGTAGTGATCTGGTTGCCGCCTTACCTGACAGAATACAATCAATCCCAGATGGAAGTTCTACTGCCACAAAGGAAAATGGAACTTGGGGAGCCTCAGGATCTCGCACTCGCACTGGAGGAGCCATAAAGTTTGACACTACTGCTG ATGGGAACTTTGACGATGAGTACTTTAAGGGGACAGAAGAATCAAACCAGTTCCGCCGGGAATATGAGATGCGCAGAATGAAACAG GATGAAGGTTTGGACGTTATTGGTGAAGGGCTGGAAACTCTGAAAAACATGGCATCTGACATGAATGAG GAATTGGACAGGCAAGTTCCTTTGATGGATGAAATGGATGACAAG GTGGATAGAGCCAATGCAGATTTAAAGAATACCAACGTTAGACTGAAGGAGACTGTTCTTCAG CTGAGATCGAGTCGCAACTTTTGCATTGATATCATCCTTCTCTGTGTCATTCTTGGTATTGCGGCCTACCTTTACAA CGTGCTAAAAAAGTGA